From a single Pelodiscus sinensis isolate JC-2024 chromosome 4, ASM4963464v1, whole genome shotgun sequence genomic region:
- the FEN1 gene encoding flap endonuclease 1 isoform X1, with the protein MGRGWAVCRKWVACVLCRMLQSSLGWTLHLRALRMGIHGLAKLIADVAPGAIRENDIKSYFGRKVAIDASMSIYQFLIAVRQGADMLQNEEGETTSHLMGMFYRTIRMVENGIKPVYVFDGKPPQLKSGELAKRTERRAEAEKQLQEAQEAGEEDNVEKFSKRLVKVTKQHNDECKKLLTLMGIPYVEAPGEAEASCATLVKAGKVYAAATEDMDCLTFGSPVLMRHLTASEAKKLPIQEFHLNRILQDLDLTWEQFVDLCILLGCDYCESIRGIGPKRAVELIKQHKTIEKIVQQIDTKKYPLPENWLHKEAQQLFLEPEVVDPEAVELKWSEPDEDGLVLFMCGEKQFNEERIRNGIKRLSKSRQGSTQGRLDDFFKVTGSITSAKRKEPQPKGSAKKKAKGNSTAAAKFKRGK; encoded by the exons ATGGGGAGGGGTTGGGCTGTCTGCAGGAAATGGGTGGCATGTGTGCTTTGTCGGATGTTGCagagctccttggggtggacgttACATCTTAGGGCACTGAG GATGGGAATCCACGGCCTGGCCAAGCTGATTGCAGATGTGGCGCCTGGTGCCATACGAGAGAATGATATCAAGAGTTATTTTGGCCGGAAGGTGGCCATTGATGCCTCCATGAGCATCTATCAGTTCCTGATTGCGGTGCGGCAGGGAGCAGACATGCTGCAGAACGAGGAAGGTGAGACCACCAGCCACCTGATGGGCATGTTCTACCGCACCATTCGTATGGTGGAGAATGGCATCAAACCAGTCTACGTCTTTGATGGCAAGCCCCCCCAGCTGAAGTCGGGTGAGCTGGCCAAGCGGACTGAGCGCCGGGCTGAGGCAGAGAAGCAGCTCCAGGAGGCCCaagaggcaggggaagaagaCAATGTGGAGAAATTCAGCAAGAGGCTAGTCAAAGTGACCAAGCAGCACAATGATGAATGCAAGAAGCTGCTGACCCTGATGGGTATCCCATATGTGGAGGCGCCAGGTGAGGCTGAAGCCAGTTGTGCCACTTTAGTGAAGGCTGGCAAGGTCTATGCCGCTGCCACTGAAGATATGGACTGCCTGACATTTGGCAGCCCTGTGCTGATGCGGCACCTCACGGCCAGTGAGGCCAAGAAGCTGCCTATCCAGGAATTCCACCTGAACCGCATCCTTCAGGATTTGGATTTAACTTGGGAACAGTTTGTGGACCTGTGCATCCTTCTGGGCTGTGACTATTGCGAGAGCATACGTGGCATTGGGCCCAAGCGTGCTGTGGAACTCATCAAGCAGCATAAGACCATTGAAAAGATTGTGCAGCAGATAGACACCAAGAAGTACCCCCTGCCTGAGAACTGGCTGCACAAGGAGGCCCAGCAGCTCTTCCTGGAGCCTGAGGTAGTGGACCCTGAGGCAGTGGAGCTGAAGTGGAGCGAGCCAGATGAGGATGGGCTTGTCCTTTTTATGTGCGGGGAGAAGCAATTCAATGAAGAACGGATCCGCAATGGGATCAAGAGGCTAAGCAAGAGCCGCCAAGGTAGCACTCAGGGCCGGCTGGATGACTTCTTCAAGGTGACTGGCTCCATCACCTCAGCCAAGCGTAAGGAGCCACAGCCCAAGGGCTCAGCCAAGAAGAAAGCAAAGGGCAATAGTACAGCAGCAGCAAAGTTCAAAAGGGGGAAATAA
- the FEN1 gene encoding flap endonuclease 1 isoform X2, giving the protein MGIHGLAKLIADVAPGAIRENDIKSYFGRKVAIDASMSIYQFLIAVRQGADMLQNEEGETTSHLMGMFYRTIRMVENGIKPVYVFDGKPPQLKSGELAKRTERRAEAEKQLQEAQEAGEEDNVEKFSKRLVKVTKQHNDECKKLLTLMGIPYVEAPGEAEASCATLVKAGKVYAAATEDMDCLTFGSPVLMRHLTASEAKKLPIQEFHLNRILQDLDLTWEQFVDLCILLGCDYCESIRGIGPKRAVELIKQHKTIEKIVQQIDTKKYPLPENWLHKEAQQLFLEPEVVDPEAVELKWSEPDEDGLVLFMCGEKQFNEERIRNGIKRLSKSRQGSTQGRLDDFFKVTGSITSAKRKEPQPKGSAKKKAKGNSTAAAKFKRGK; this is encoded by the coding sequence ATGGGAATCCACGGCCTGGCCAAGCTGATTGCAGATGTGGCGCCTGGTGCCATACGAGAGAATGATATCAAGAGTTATTTTGGCCGGAAGGTGGCCATTGATGCCTCCATGAGCATCTATCAGTTCCTGATTGCGGTGCGGCAGGGAGCAGACATGCTGCAGAACGAGGAAGGTGAGACCACCAGCCACCTGATGGGCATGTTCTACCGCACCATTCGTATGGTGGAGAATGGCATCAAACCAGTCTACGTCTTTGATGGCAAGCCCCCCCAGCTGAAGTCGGGTGAGCTGGCCAAGCGGACTGAGCGCCGGGCTGAGGCAGAGAAGCAGCTCCAGGAGGCCCaagaggcaggggaagaagaCAATGTGGAGAAATTCAGCAAGAGGCTAGTCAAAGTGACCAAGCAGCACAATGATGAATGCAAGAAGCTGCTGACCCTGATGGGTATCCCATATGTGGAGGCGCCAGGTGAGGCTGAAGCCAGTTGTGCCACTTTAGTGAAGGCTGGCAAGGTCTATGCCGCTGCCACTGAAGATATGGACTGCCTGACATTTGGCAGCCCTGTGCTGATGCGGCACCTCACGGCCAGTGAGGCCAAGAAGCTGCCTATCCAGGAATTCCACCTGAACCGCATCCTTCAGGATTTGGATTTAACTTGGGAACAGTTTGTGGACCTGTGCATCCTTCTGGGCTGTGACTATTGCGAGAGCATACGTGGCATTGGGCCCAAGCGTGCTGTGGAACTCATCAAGCAGCATAAGACCATTGAAAAGATTGTGCAGCAGATAGACACCAAGAAGTACCCCCTGCCTGAGAACTGGCTGCACAAGGAGGCCCAGCAGCTCTTCCTGGAGCCTGAGGTAGTGGACCCTGAGGCAGTGGAGCTGAAGTGGAGCGAGCCAGATGAGGATGGGCTTGTCCTTTTTATGTGCGGGGAGAAGCAATTCAATGAAGAACGGATCCGCAATGGGATCAAGAGGCTAAGCAAGAGCCGCCAAGGTAGCACTCAGGGCCGGCTGGATGACTTCTTCAAGGTGACTGGCTCCATCACCTCAGCCAAGCGTAAGGAGCCACAGCCCAAGGGCTCAGCCAAGAAGAAAGCAAAGGGCAATAGTACAGCAGCAGCAAAGTTCAAAAGGGGGAAATAA
- the TMEM258 gene encoding dolichyl-diphosphooligosaccharide--protein glycosyltransferase subunit TMEM258 produces the protein MELEAMSRYTSPVNPAVFPHLTVVLLAIGMFFTAWFFVYEVTSTKYTRDIYKELLISLVASLFMGFGVLFLLLWVGIYV, from the exons ATG GAGCTCGAGGCCATGAGCCGATACACCAGCCCGGTGAACCCGGCCGTGTTCCCGCACCTCACCGTGGTGCTGCTGGCCATTGGCATGTTCTTCACCGCCTGGTTCTTCGT TTATGAAGTGACTTCCACCAAGTACACACGGGACATCTACAAGGAACTGCTTATCTCCCTAGTGGCTTCGCTTTTCATGGGCTTTGGAGTTCTCTTCTTGCTGTTGTGGGTCGGTATCTATGTGTGA